A genomic stretch from Nitrobacter winogradskyi Nb-255 includes:
- a CDS encoding IS5 family transposase (programmed frameshift) — MKRYELSDHQWAKIAPLLPGKASDPGRTGSDNRLFVNGCLWVLRSGAHWCDLPERYGRWKTVHRRFSRWCHAGVWERVFSTLTADRDNQYLMLDSTIVRAHQQAATGKGGPKDQALGRSRGGLTTKVHMLADALGRPLRFIVTAGQVGDITQAPALLEAQAGDAVLADKAYDSNALRALIAGMGAEAVIPSNRTRKIIIPHDAGLYKHRNRIERCFNRLKHFRRFATRYDRRTVHFTGFVHLAAALIWLP, encoded by the exons ATCAAGCGGTATGAGCTGAGCGATCATCAGTGGGCGAAGATTGCACCGTTGCTGCCAGGCAAGGCCTCTGATCCGGGACGGACGGGATCGGATAATCGGTTGTTTGTGAACGGCTGCCTGTGGGTGCTGCGATCCGGCGCGCACTGGTGTGACCTGCCGGAGCGCTATGGTCGCTGGAAGACGGTGCATCGGCGGTTCAGCAGGTGGTGCCATGCCGGTGTGTGGGAACGGGTGTTCTCCACCCTGACAGCCGATCGCGACAACCAGTATCTGATGCTCGACTCAACCATCGTTCGAGCCCATCAGCAGGCGGCTACCGGAAAAGGGGGGC CCAAGGATCAGGCGCTGGGGCGTTCCCGAGGTGGACTGACCACCAAGGTCCACATGCTCGCCGATGCGCTGGGCCGACCCTTGCGTTTCATCGTCACCGCCGGGCAGGTCGGAGACATCACACAAGCCCCCGCGCTGCTCGAAGCCCAGGCCGGGGACGCCGTGCTGGCCGACAAGGCTTATGACAGCAACGCCTTGCGTGCACTCATCGCCGGCATGGGCGCCGAAGCGGTGATCCCCTCAAACAGGACGCGCAAAATCATCATCCCGCATGACGCCGGTCTCTACAAGCACCGCAACCGCATCGAGCGCTGCTTCAACCGTCTCAAGCACTTCCGCCGTTTCGCCACCCGCTACGACAGGCGAACCGTTCACTTCACGGGCTTCGTTCACCTGGCCGCAGCCCTGATCTGGCTGCCGTGA
- a CDS encoding ribose-phosphate pyrophosphokinase → MSAKNGAVKLVAGNSNPVLAREIGRWLGLELTKASVRRFADNEIFVEVLENVRGSDVYVIQSTSYPTNDHLMELLIITDALRRASARRITAVIPYFGYARQDRKVGSRSPISAKLVANLITRAGMDRVLTLDLHAGQIQGFFDIPTDNLYASPVMVRDIKERFELGSLMVVSPDVGGVVRARGLAKRISAPLAIIDKRRERAGESEVMNVIGDVAGYTCILIDDIVDSGGTLVNAADALLANGARDVYAYITHGVLSGGAAARIAGSKLKELVITDSIQPTDAVNKTGNIRLLSIAGLIGEAIRRTAAEQSVSSLFD, encoded by the coding sequence ATGTCCGCCAAGAACGGCGCCGTCAAGCTGGTCGCCGGCAACTCCAATCCGGTGCTGGCGCGGGAAATCGGCAGATGGCTCGGGCTTGAACTCACGAAAGCCAGCGTCCGTCGCTTCGCTGACAACGAGATATTCGTCGAAGTTCTCGAGAATGTGCGCGGCTCGGACGTCTACGTGATCCAGTCGACCTCGTATCCGACCAACGACCATCTGATGGAGCTTTTGATCATCACGGACGCGCTGCGCCGCGCCTCGGCGCGCCGGATTACCGCGGTGATTCCCTATTTCGGCTATGCGCGGCAGGATCGAAAGGTCGGTTCGCGCTCACCGATCTCGGCCAAGCTGGTGGCCAATCTGATCACGCGCGCCGGAATGGATCGGGTGCTGACGCTCGATCTGCATGCGGGGCAGATTCAGGGCTTTTTTGATATTCCGACCGATAACCTTTACGCGTCTCCGGTGATGGTCCGCGACATCAAGGAGCGGTTCGAACTCGGCAGCCTGATGGTGGTGTCGCCCGACGTCGGCGGCGTGGTGCGCGCGCGAGGGCTTGCCAAGCGCATCAGCGCGCCGCTGGCGATCATCGACAAGCGCCGCGAGCGCGCCGGCGAGTCCGAGGTCATGAACGTGATCGGCGACGTCGCGGGCTATACCTGCATTCTGATCGACGACATCGTCGATTCCGGCGGCACCCTGGTCAACGCCGCGGACGCGCTGCTCGCCAACGGCGCGCGGGACGTCTACGCCTACATCACCCACGGCGTGCTGTCCGGCGGCGCAGCCGCGCGCATCGCCGGCTCGAAACTGAAAGAGCTGGTCATTACCGACTCGATCCAGCCGACCGACGCCGTGAACAAGACCGGCAACATCCGGCTGCTGTCGATCGCCGGATTGATCGGTGAAGCGATCCGCCGCACGGCTGCCGAGCAATCGGTATCCAGCCTGTTCGACTGA
- the pgeF gene encoding peptidoglycan editing factor PgeF encodes MTLASTLLSTVSGFRHAFFTREGGVSQGIYASLNAGIGSQDDPAHVAENRRRMAEVMEVEPASFLSLYQVHSPDAVIADRAWDVASRPRADAIVTRTPGLAIGVTAADCGPVLFADPRARVIGAAHAGWKGALTGVLEQTIDAMEALGGRRDDIAAAIGPLIRQQSYEVGADFVTRFTEADPGHARFFIPSRHDGHAMFDLGGFIRMRLERAGVRTIDDTGLDTYSSERFFSYRRSVHRKEPDFGRHVHAIVLEAG; translated from the coding sequence ATGACGCTGGCTTCCACCCTGCTTTCGACGGTTTCCGGATTCCGGCACGCCTTTTTCACTCGCGAGGGCGGCGTTTCGCAAGGCATCTATGCAAGTCTGAATGCCGGCATCGGCTCGCAGGACGATCCCGCCCATGTCGCCGAAAACCGGCGGCGCATGGCCGAGGTGATGGAGGTCGAGCCGGCGAGCTTCCTGTCGCTCTACCAGGTCCACTCACCCGACGCCGTGATCGCCGACCGGGCCTGGGATGTTGCGTCGCGGCCACGCGCGGACGCCATCGTGACGCGAACGCCGGGGCTTGCGATCGGCGTGACCGCGGCTGACTGCGGGCCGGTCCTGTTCGCCGATCCGCGCGCGCGCGTCATCGGTGCGGCACACGCCGGCTGGAAGGGCGCGCTGACGGGCGTGCTGGAACAAACCATCGATGCGATGGAAGCTCTTGGCGGCCGTCGCGATGACATCGCCGCCGCGATCGGACCGCTGATCCGACAGCAAAGCTACGAGGTCGGCGCCGACTTCGTGACCCGTTTCACGGAAGCTGATCCGGGCCATGCGCGGTTCTTCATTCCGTCAAGGCACGACGGCCATGCCATGTTCGACCTCGGCGGCTTCATCCGGATGCGGCTTGAACGCGCCGGCGTGCGAACGATCGACGACACCGGCCTTGATACCTATTCCAGCGAGCGCTTCTTCAGCTACCGCCGCTCGGTGCATCGCAAGGAGCCGGATTTCGGCCGCCACGTCCACGCGATCGTGCTGGAGGCCGGGTAG
- a CDS encoding class I SAM-dependent methyltransferase yields the protein MTEPAPLLTYIKKLIKTSGPLPVWRYMQLCLTHPEHGYYIARDPLGREGDFVTSPEVSQMFGELLGLWAASVWRMMGSPDPLRLIELGPGRGTLMADALRALRVLPPMYESLSVHMVEINPVLVEKQMAALSDAPNIEWHTSLDQVPQGPAIILANEYFDVLPVHQMVRRDGGWHERVVDIDGSGQLVFGVSAEPTPRFDVLLPPLVRAAPVGAIFEWRPDAEMMSIATRVRDNGGAALIIDYGHVRSDAGDTFQAISRHSFADPLKYPGRVDVTAHVDFEALARAAEDVGARVHGPVPQGEFLRRLGIEARAVNLMAKATPELSDDIATALKRLTEGGRGGMGSMFKVIGVSDPSLSVLVGLSDQAHGGGIRTP from the coding sequence GTGACTGAACCTGCTCCGCTGCTGACCTATATCAAGAAGCTGATCAAGACGTCCGGTCCGCTGCCGGTCTGGCGCTATATGCAGCTTTGTCTGACCCATCCCGAGCATGGCTACTATATCGCGCGCGATCCGCTGGGGCGCGAGGGGGATTTCGTCACCTCGCCCGAAGTCAGCCAGATGTTCGGAGAACTGCTCGGACTGTGGGCCGCGTCGGTGTGGCGCATGATGGGCTCTCCGGACCCGCTGCGGCTGATCGAGCTTGGCCCCGGCCGCGGCACCCTGATGGCGGATGCGCTTCGCGCGCTGCGGGTGCTGCCACCGATGTATGAGTCGCTCAGCGTCCATATGGTCGAAATCAATCCGGTGCTGGTGGAGAAACAGATGGCGGCGCTGTCCGACGCGCCGAACATCGAATGGCACACCAGCCTGGACCAGGTTCCGCAAGGACCTGCGATCATTCTCGCCAATGAATATTTCGACGTGCTTCCGGTCCATCAGATGGTCAGGCGCGACGGCGGCTGGCACGAGCGCGTTGTCGACATCGACGGCAGCGGCCAGCTCGTGTTCGGCGTCAGCGCCGAGCCGACGCCGCGCTTCGACGTGCTGCTGCCGCCGCTGGTGCGCGCGGCGCCGGTCGGGGCCATTTTCGAGTGGCGTCCGGATGCCGAGATGATGTCCATCGCAACCCGCGTCCGCGATAACGGCGGCGCGGCGCTGATCATCGATTACGGCCATGTGCGCAGCGACGCCGGCGATACCTTTCAGGCCATCTCAAGACACAGCTTCGCCGATCCGCTGAAATATCCCGGCCGCGTGGATGTAACAGCCCATGTGGATTTCGAGGCGCTTGCCCGCGCCGCCGAGGACGTCGGGGCGCGGGTGCATGGGCCGGTGCCGCAGGGCGAATTTCTGCGCCGGCTTGGCATCGAGGCCCGCGCCGTCAACCTGATGGCGAAAGCAACGCCTGAACTGTCCGATGACATCGCGACCGCGCTGAAGCGTCTGACCGAAGGCGGACGCGGCGGCATGGGCTCGATGTTCAAGGTGATCGGCGTGTCCGACCCCAGCCTCAGCGTGCTGGTGGGACTGAGCGATCAGGCGCATGGCGGTGGGATCAGGACGCCATGA
- the lgt gene encoding prolipoprotein diacylglyceryl transferase: protein MFLLITYPVFDPVAISLGPIAIRWYALAYIGGIMLGWLYARALLRSEKLWGGPAPISVVQLDDFILWVTIAIIVGGRVGYVLFYNPDYFIRYPAQIFQLWNGGMSFHGGFMGCVAAVILFCRRHGLPILSLGDVATAVGPIGLFLGRIANFINSELWGRPADPGLPWAMVFPNGGPLPRHPSQLYEAALEGILLFTILALMIRLGALKRPGLVLGSFIALYAMARIVAEFFREPDPQLGFLWGGLTMGMLLSIPMVIIGLAIVYAAWSRGSRASDAQASPNSGASTKVDRD from the coding sequence ATGTTTCTCCTCATCACCTATCCCGTCTTCGATCCCGTCGCCATTTCGCTCGGTCCGATCGCGATCCGCTGGTATGCGCTGGCCTATATCGGCGGGATCATGCTCGGCTGGCTTTATGCGCGGGCGCTGCTTCGGAGCGAGAAGCTGTGGGGCGGACCGGCGCCGATCTCGGTGGTGCAACTCGACGATTTCATCCTGTGGGTGACGATCGCCATCATCGTCGGCGGTCGCGTCGGCTATGTGCTGTTCTATAATCCGGATTATTTCATCCGCTATCCCGCCCAGATATTCCAGCTCTGGAACGGCGGCATGTCGTTTCACGGTGGCTTCATGGGCTGTGTCGCGGCGGTCATCCTGTTCTGCCGCAGGCATGGCCTGCCGATCCTGTCGCTCGGTGACGTCGCCACCGCGGTCGGGCCGATCGGCCTGTTTCTTGGCCGCATCGCCAATTTCATCAACAGCGAATTGTGGGGGCGTCCGGCTGACCCGGGCTTGCCCTGGGCCATGGTGTTTCCCAACGGCGGTCCCCTGCCGCGTCATCCGAGTCAGCTCTATGAGGCGGCGCTTGAGGGCATCCTGCTGTTCACGATCCTCGCGCTGATGATCCGCCTCGGCGCGCTGAAGCGGCCGGGCCTCGTTCTCGGCAGCTTCATCGCGCTTTACGCTATGGCGCGGATCGTCGCCGAGTTCTTCCGCGAGCCGGATCCGCAGCTCGGATTTCTGTGGGGCGGATTGACCATGGGAATGCTATTGTCGATACCGATGGTTATCATCGGACTTGCCATTGTCTACGCCGCCTGGTCCCGCGGCTCGCGGGCGTCAGATGCGCAGGCGAGCCCGAATTCGGGCGCTTCAACCAAGGTCGATCGTGACTGA
- a CDS encoding accessory factor UbiK family protein: MTQTSNRFFDEIGRLMNDTAGVAQGFKREVDAVVRHQAEKILSDLDVVKREEFEAVKEMARLAREDNEALKARIAALEAKLGQTG; the protein is encoded by the coding sequence ATGACGCAGACCAGCAACCGGTTTTTCGATGAGATCGGCCGGCTTATGAACGATACCGCCGGGGTGGCTCAGGGATTCAAGCGCGAGGTCGACGCGGTGGTCCGCCATCAGGCGGAAAAGATCCTGAGCGATCTCGATGTGGTCAAGCGCGAGGAGTTCGAGGCGGTGAAGGAGATGGCGCGGCTTGCGCGCGAGGACAATGAGGCGCTGAAGGCCCGCATCGCGGCGCTCGAGGCCAAGCTCGGCCAAACCGGCTGA
- a CDS encoding MaoC family dehydratase, translating into MAYFEDMEVGLRRDLGSFTFTGERIKAFASQFDPQPFHLDEEEGRRSLFGGLAASGWHVASVWMKLMVADSRREAAEAAARGEKPGMWGPSPGFRDMRWLKPVLAGDTVSYASEVESLRASGSRPEWGVMQVRNTGTNQRGELVFSFLGSVFVPRRHPSQD; encoded by the coding sequence ATGGCTTATTTCGAAGACATGGAGGTCGGGCTGCGCCGCGACCTCGGTTCGTTTACCTTCACCGGCGAACGCATCAAGGCGTTCGCGTCGCAGTTCGACCCGCAGCCCTTTCATCTCGACGAGGAAGAAGGCCGCAGATCGCTCTTCGGCGGTCTGGCGGCTTCCGGCTGGCATGTCGCTTCGGTTTGGATGAAACTGATGGTCGCGGACAGCCGGCGTGAGGCGGCGGAAGCGGCCGCGCGCGGCGAAAAGCCGGGGATGTGGGGACCCTCGCCCGGATTTCGTGACATGCGCTGGCTGAAGCCGGTGCTGGCGGGCGATACGGTCAGCTATGCCAGCGAAGTCGAGTCGCTGAGAGCTTCCGGCTCTCGTCCGGAGTGGGGTGTCATGCAAGTGCGCAACACCGGTACGAACCAGCGCGGCGAACTGGTGTTTTCCTTCCTGGGATCGGTTTTCGTGCCGCGCCGGCATCCTTCCCAGGATTAA
- a CDS encoding MaoC family dehydratase → MILTFEDFPLGRFGTFGPRHVSRDEMIAFATEFDPQPMHLDEEAAKHTMLRGLAGSGWHLCSLMMRMMFDGYIGRTASLGSPGVDEVRWLSSLRPGDDLMLDVDVAATRVSRSRPEMGIVTFAMRMRNASDQVLLEAVSPIMIRRRAEQPAQS, encoded by the coding sequence ATGATCCTGACATTTGAAGATTTTCCGCTCGGCCGGTTCGGTACTTTCGGGCCGCGGCATGTCAGCCGTGACGAAATGATCGCATTCGCGACCGAGTTCGATCCGCAGCCCATGCATCTTGATGAGGAGGCGGCGAAGCACACCATGCTGCGCGGGCTGGCGGGTTCGGGCTGGCATCTATGTTCGCTCATGATGCGCATGATGTTCGACGGCTATATCGGACGGACCGCTTCGCTCGGCTCTCCCGGCGTTGATGAAGTCCGCTGGCTGTCGTCGCTTCGGCCGGGCGACGATCTGATGCTGGACGTCGACGTTGCCGCGACGCGGGTGTCGCGCAGCCGTCCAGAGATGGGGATCGTGACCTTCGCGATGCGCATGCGCAATGCTTCCGATCAGGTTCTGCTGGAGGCGGTGTCACCGATCATGATCAGGCGCCGCGCCGAACAGCCGGCGCAGAGTTGA
- a CDS encoding DUF4282 domain-containing protein, translating into MFEVRDLFQWDRFITPTIIKVFYWLVIVLIVLSGLSGIFAGLSSMAVSPFSGFITILLNVAGVLVGILFSRIAAESILIVFRINEHLGAIRDQGATRP; encoded by the coding sequence ATGTTTGAAGTCCGGGATCTGTTCCAGTGGGATCGCTTCATCACCCCCACGATCATCAAGGTGTTCTATTGGCTGGTCATCGTGCTGATCGTGCTGTCCGGATTGTCCGGCATCTTCGCGGGCCTCTCCTCGATGGCCGTCAGTCCCTTCAGCGGCTTCATCACGATACTTCTGAACGTCGCCGGCGTCCTCGTCGGCATCCTGTTTTCACGGATTGCAGCCGAATCCATCCTGATCGTGTTTCGCATCAACGAACATCTGGGCGCTATCCGGGATCAGGGCGCGACACGGCCGTAG
- the ychF gene encoding redox-regulated ATPase YchF: MGFKCGIVGLPNVGKSTLFNALTETAAAQAANYPFCTIEPNVGAVAVPDPRLGRLAEVAKSAQIIPTQLTFVDIAGLVRGASKGEGLGNQFLANIREVDAVAHVVRCFEDSDITHVEGKIAPLADIETIETELMLADLESLEKRVDNLSKKAKGNDKEAREQLDLVERALSLLRDGQPTRGMERKPEEERNFRMLGLLTSKPVLYVCNVEESSAAGGNAFSQAVFDHAAKEGAIAVVISAKIESEIATLSRDERADFLETLGLEEAGLDRLIRAGYRLLDLITYFTVGPKEARAWTITRGTKAPAAAGVIHTDFEKGFIRAETIAYADYAALGGEAGARDAGKLRLEGKEYVVADGDVMHFRFNT, from the coding sequence ATGGGTTTCAAATGCGGTATCGTCGGGTTGCCCAACGTCGGCAAGTCGACCCTCTTCAACGCGCTGACGGAGACGGCGGCGGCGCAGGCGGCGAACTATCCATTCTGCACCATCGAGCCCAATGTCGGCGCCGTTGCGGTGCCGGATCCGCGCCTCGGCAGGCTCGCGGAGGTCGCCAAGTCCGCGCAGATCATTCCGACGCAACTGACATTCGTTGACATCGCGGGCCTGGTGCGCGGCGCATCCAAGGGGGAGGGACTCGGCAACCAGTTCCTTGCCAATATCCGCGAGGTCGATGCGGTCGCGCATGTGGTGCGCTGCTTCGAGGATTCCGACATCACCCACGTCGAGGGCAAGATCGCGCCGCTCGCGGACATCGAGACCATCGAGACCGAGCTTATGCTGGCCGATCTCGAAAGCCTCGAGAAGCGCGTCGATAATCTCTCGAAGAAGGCGAAAGGCAACGACAAGGAGGCCAGGGAGCAGCTTGATCTGGTCGAGCGCGCGCTCAGCCTCCTGCGCGACGGCCAGCCGACGCGCGGCATGGAGCGCAAGCCGGAAGAAGAGCGCAATTTCCGGATGCTCGGACTCCTGACGTCAAAGCCGGTGCTCTACGTCTGCAACGTGGAGGAAAGCTCGGCGGCGGGCGGCAACGCTTTCTCGCAAGCCGTGTTCGACCATGCGGCGAAGGAAGGCGCGATCGCGGTCGTGATCTCCGCGAAGATCGAATCCGAGATCGCGACGCTGTCCCGCGATGAGCGCGCCGACTTCCTGGAGACGCTGGGGCTGGAAGAAGCGGGCCTCGACCGGCTGATCCGTGCCGGCTACCGGCTGCTTGATCTCATCACCTATTTCACGGTCGGGCCGAAGGAAGCGCGTGCCTGGACCATCACCCGCGGCACCAAGGCGCCGGCTGCGGCGGGCGTCATTCACACCGATTTTGAGAAGGGGTTCATTCGCGCCGAAACTATCGCTTATGCCGACTACGCGGCGCTCGGCGGAGAAGCCGGCGCGCGCGATGCCGGCAAGCTGCGGCTGGAGGGGAAGGAATACGTCGTCGCCGACGGCGACGTCATGCATTTCCGGTTCAATACCTAG
- the pth gene encoding aminoacyl-tRNA hydrolase has translation MRLFVGLGNPGTKYQGNRHNIGFMVVDEIARRHGFAPWRRRFQGEASEGTLDRERVIVLKPATYMNNSGNAVQDAVQFFKLKEADVVVFHDEIELPPAKVRVKVGGGIAGHNGLRSISAHIGNDYRRVRLGVGHPGVKELVHAHVLNDFARSERSWVEALVDTVAENAALLVAAKDSAFQNKVHLAMQAKGFADNGGEDKQN, from the coding sequence ATGCGCCTGTTCGTCGGACTGGGAAATCCCGGCACGAAGTACCAGGGGAATCGGCACAATATCGGGTTCATGGTCGTGGACGAGATCGCGCGGCGTCACGGTTTCGCACCGTGGCGCCGCCGCTTTCAGGGCGAGGCTTCCGAAGGCACGCTCGATCGCGAGCGCGTCATCGTGCTCAAGCCGGCGACCTACATGAACAACTCCGGCAACGCGGTTCAGGACGCAGTGCAGTTCTTCAAGCTGAAGGAAGCCGATGTCGTGGTGTTTCACGACGAGATCGAACTCCCGCCGGCCAAGGTTCGCGTCAAGGTCGGCGGCGGCATTGCCGGACACAACGGCCTGCGATCGATCTCGGCGCATATCGGCAACGACTATCGCCGCGTCCGGCTTGGCGTCGGCCATCCCGGCGTCAAGGAACTGGTGCACGCGCATGTGCTGAATGACTTCGCCAGAAGCGAACGCTCCTGGGTCGAGGCGCTGGTGGATACTGTCGCGGAGAATGCGGCGCTGCTCGTTGCCGCCAAAGACTCGGCGTTCCAGAACAAGGTGCATCTGGCGATGCAGGCGAAGGGATTTGCGGATAACGGCGGCGAAGACAAGCAGAACTGA
- a CDS encoding 50S ribosomal protein L25/general stress protein Ctc: MATVMELKATARPKSGKGAARAERRAGRVPAVIYGNKQPPQPISVEEPELRQRILAGRFLTTIFDINLDGKKHRVIPRDFHLDPVKDFPIHVDFMRLGEGATIRVSVPLRLLKADVAPGVKRGGTVNLVTHAIDVECAAESIPQFIEADVGALEISHSLHLSDLQLPPGVKPLAREDVTLVTIVPPSGYAEELKAAAAAGAAAPAAGAAPAAAAAGAKAPAGGGDKKK; encoded by the coding sequence ATGGCGACCGTCATGGAATTAAAGGCGACCGCGCGTCCGAAGAGCGGCAAGGGGGCCGCCCGGGCCGAGCGTCGCGCCGGCCGGGTGCCGGCCGTGATCTACGGAAACAAGCAGCCCCCGCAGCCGATCTCGGTCGAAGAGCCCGAATTGCGTCAGCGCATTCTGGCGGGCCGCTTTCTGACGACGATCTTCGACATCAATCTGGACGGCAAGAAGCACCGCGTGATTCCGCGCGACTTCCATCTCGATCCGGTCAAGGATTTTCCGATCCATGTCGACTTCATGCGGCTCGGCGAAGGCGCCACCATCCGCGTCAGCGTTCCGCTTCGTCTGCTGAAGGCGGACGTCGCGCCCGGCGTGAAGCGTGGCGGCACGGTCAATCTGGTGACCCACGCCATCGATGTCGAGTGCGCGGCTGAAAGCATTCCACAGTTCATCGAGGCCGACGTCGGCGCGCTGGAAATCAGCCACTCGCTCCATCTGTCCGATCTTCAGTTGCCGCCCGGCGTGAAGCCGCTGGCTCGAGAGGATGTCACGCTGGTGACCATCGTGCCGCCGTCAGGCTATGCGGAAGAACTCAAGGCGGCTGCCGCGGCCGGCGCCGCGGCTCCCGCCGCGGGTGCGGCTCCCGCTGCCGCGGCCGCCGGCGCAAAGGCGCCCGCGGGCGGTGGCGACAAGAAGAAGTAA
- a CDS encoding YbjN domain-containing protein, whose protein sequence is MPLLEGAIDSKNNPLAVVEDIAATNDWAFERSGEDEITIVSKGDWTDYQLTFTWMGEIDALHLACAFDMKIPVARRNEAQRAIAAINEQLWIGHFDIWTHTGTIMYRHALILPEGLTASNAQCAEMLANAIHACERYYPALQFVVWAGKSAPEAMTAAMFDTAGEA, encoded by the coding sequence ATGCCGCTGCTCGAAGGCGCTATTGATTCCAAGAACAATCCGCTGGCGGTGGTCGAGGACATCGCCGCCACCAACGATTGGGCGTTCGAGCGTTCCGGCGAAGACGAGATCACCATCGTCTCCAAAGGAGACTGGACCGATTATCAGCTCACCTTCACCTGGATGGGCGAGATCGACGCGCTGCATCTCGCCTGCGCCTTCGACATGAAGATTCCGGTGGCCCGGCGCAACGAGGCTCAGCGCGCGATCGCGGCGATCAATGAGCAATTGTGGATCGGCCATTTTGATATCTGGACCCACACGGGGACGATTATGTACCGTCACGCCCTTATCCTGCCTGAGGGACTGACGGCATCGAATGCACAATGCGCGGAGATGCTGGCGAATGCGATCCACGCTTGCGAGCGCTACTATCCGGCGCTGCAGTTCGTGGTCTGGGCCGGAAAATCCGCCCCCGAAGCGATGACCGCCGCGATGTTCGACACCGCGGGTGAGGCGTAA
- the proC gene encoding pyrroline-5-carboxylate reductase, translating to MVESRASLANISGAVVLAGAGKMGNALLTGWLARGLDPKRLVVIEPYPSDDVRALASRGIRLNPTEETGEAAALVIAVKPQTFGDTGPALRPLLGRSTLVVSIMAGTTIAKLDMVCGGNIVRAMPNTPAAIGRGITVAIAATSVNDKQHAMADALLRATGAVEWIDDEALMDAVTAVSGSGPAYVFLLAEELARAGVSAGLPADLAAKLARETVAGSGELLHRSDLDAATLRRNVTSPGGTTAAALDILMGEQGLKDLMARAVAAATKRSRELAK from the coding sequence ATGGTTGAATCACGAGCTTCTCTCGCAAACATCTCCGGCGCCGTCGTTCTCGCCGGCGCGGGCAAGATGGGCAACGCGTTGCTGACAGGATGGCTCGCGCGCGGACTGGATCCGAAGCGCCTCGTCGTGATCGAGCCATATCCGTCGGACGACGTCCGGGCGCTCGCCAGCAGGGGTATCCGCCTCAACCCCACGGAGGAAACCGGCGAGGCCGCGGCGCTGGTGATCGCGGTGAAGCCACAGACATTCGGCGATACCGGCCCGGCGTTGCGGCCGCTGCTCGGGCGCTCGACCCTGGTGGTGTCGATCATGGCGGGTACGACGATCGCCAAGCTCGATATGGTTTGCGGCGGCAACATCGTCCGCGCGATGCCCAATACGCCCGCCGCTATCGGACGCGGCATCACGGTCGCGATCGCCGCGACGAGCGTGAACGATAAACAGCACGCCATGGCCGACGCGCTGCTGCGCGCGACCGGGGCGGTGGAGTGGATCGATGACGAAGCACTGATGGACGCCGTCACGGCCGTCTCGGGATCCGGACCCGCCTACGTCTTCCTGCTTGCCGAGGAACTGGCGCGCGCCGGTGTCAGCGCGGGCCTGCCCGCCGATCTCGCCGCAAAGCTGGCCCGCGAAACCGTCGCCGGATCAGGCGAATTGCTGCATCGATCCGATCTCGACGCCGCGACATTGCGCCGGAACGTCACCTCGCCCGGCGGCACCACGGCCGCGGCGCTCGACATATTGATGGGCGAGCAGGGTCTGAAGGACCTGATGGCGCGCGCGGTCGCGGCCGCGACAAAGCGATCGCGGGAGCTGGCGAAGTAG